The genomic stretch ccatctctactaaaaatacaaacattacccgggcgtggtggcgggcacctgtaaacccagctagtggagcggctgaggcaggagaatcattttgaacccaggaggcagaggctgcattgagctgagatcgaaccactacactccaacctgggtgacagagcgagactctgtctcaccaaaaaaaaaaaaaaaaagaaagaaaaagaaagaaaaagaaaaaagaaaagaaacagagaacatGAATCCACTGTAGCTGGGTGGGAACATCTGTACTCTCCTGTCTCCTCAATCTCCTTCCTAAAAGGTCAGACTTAGATTTTCCTGAGCCCAGTCTTCTCTCTTTTACATTAAAGGCCAGAAACTCCACTGCTCACAGGGGCCAGTCAGGTGGCTAAAATGACTGTGACAGGTAGGGACAGTCTGGCCACTAGGGAGTGACCCCCCCACCCATTCCCAACACCCCCCACCTGGGCCAAGCAGCAGCTGTTTCTCAGCTCTAGCCTAACCCCACCCCATGGAAATGGAACCCAGTGTTACCAAAGTTTTTGAAAGAAACCAGAAATCCAAATCATTATGTGAAGTCTCCCCATGTTTAAACTTTGACAATTAATTcatactcttaaaaaaaaaaaaaatagagtgtcTCAAAAACCCATCCTCCAATCACCAATCGCAGCTTCTGCCGGGGGTGTGTCTGCATGGGTTGTCCACctgtccttcctcccctcccttccagtCCAGCCCCCTCTACTCTAGAGGTGCCTGTGCTACTCAGGTATCCAAGCAGCCTGGCCAGGGGTTCCCCTGCAAGAGGGAAGGGtaggcagggaggaaggagggaggggttCTGCGCCCcagctgtgtttttgtttgtgcgGGAGAGACTAATGCCTGTCACCCCTGAGGCTCTCGGCCAGTGCTGGTTCCTTTCTCTGGGTGCCCTTCCTCTTGGGACCTCTTAGCTCCACCTCACTCCTCATTCCATGTGCCCTCTAGGAGTCAATCTACTCTCCCCTTAACCTTCCCCATCTCAAAGGGGAAAGTGAGGTTCAGGACCTGCTCGGGTCTATATGTTGAAACAGCAAAGAAGCCCGTCCCCTCTGCTCAACCTCAATCTCAGCTGCTCCAGATTCTCCCCCTCTTTTCAGgtctcctctgtcctccctcctccacccccagtgtgtttagtttttgtttttagcaccGGCCTAAATGCTTCCTCAGTGGCCAGCATCACTGTTTCCCCAGCTCACAGAGCGGAGGTTTAGCTTTCTTCCCTATAGCCCTCTCCGACGAAGATGTCCAGCCCTTACCTTGTTTATGGCATCCCAGTTGATGAAACCCAGCTTGGATTTAAAATTCTAtggaggaaacaaaaagaagaatgGCCAAATTGAGTCATAAGGTAATTGGCCGAGAGAGGTCAAGGGCCACTGCTGACTGTTGGTTTAGAAAGAGGACCCCAGACTGTGGGGCCAAGGGCAGGGGTTGGTTTTCCAAATGCGAGTGAACAGAGCCATCTCACAGAACTCACCTTCCAGAAAGTGTCAAAGTTAAACATCCCAGGAGACGTCTCAGAGTTCTATGAAACCAAGGAGATATGGGATGAGAGAAGAACCCACTTTGTGAGCCCGAGTCGGGAGATCTGAGTGGCAGGAGGGGAGGCGAGGATTGCGTGACACCGTGGTCCCAGCCCACGGTGGAGTGTTGCCTCCACTCACCACAGTATTGACTCCACCAACAGCGTCACCTCCTCCACTGCCCCAGCTCGACCCTTGCCCCTGGGTGGGGAAAAGGGGGACCGATGTCCAAGGCTTATGCTTCCTATCATGCCTGCCACCTGTCAACCTGCCCCGGATTGCTTCATCCCCACCTCGGTCCAGGCTTCCTGTCCTCCTCTCTATAAAGCTGCCTTCTCTTCCTTACACAGCACCAAAAATTCACCTGGGAAAGCCTTCTTAGAATGGCTTGCTCCCATGGAACCCCACCCAGTCCCCTGAATCTCAATATTCAGACTCTTGCCTCCATCCTGGTCTGTCCCCAAAACACCTCAAGTAAATGAGATTAGCTAACGTGTAGTCCCACGGCACGCCAAGCACCATGCCTTATGTAGCATCTGTCTCCAGAGTCTGGACTCCACAACACTTTGGTCTGGTGGTGACATGGAAAGCTGTACAGTAACTGAAGGCTGCGTGAGTCAGGCTTCACTGTCCTCATTTTACTGGAGGAAGCTCAGGCTCGGAGAGGTTAGCTGACTTGCCTGAAGATACACAGATGACATGATAGAGCTGGTGgtgtttttaatatatatcttaaatttttttgaggctgggcatggtgggtcacgcctgtaatcccagcactttgagaggccgaggcgggtggatcacctgaggtcaggagttcgaaaacagcctggccaacatagtgaaaccccatctctactaaaaatacaaaattagtcaggcatggtggcacatgcctgtaatcccagctacttgggaggctgaggcatgtaatcctagctacctagGATTACATTACAGGAtcacattacaggtgtgagccactgcacatggcctattattttctttttaaaaagtagagacagggtcttcctatgttgctcaggctggtctcaaacttctggactcaaatgatccccacacctcagcctcccaaagtgctgggattacagtcatgctgGTGCCTGGCCAGAGCTGGCTTTCGAAACCTCATCTTCTACCTCAAAGCTCAGTGACTTTCTCCTTCTCAACACTGCCTCCCTAAGTATGGAAATCCCCTTGACCATTCTTCTGTtacttttatctgttttttcccCTTACGAAAGTAACATGGCTCCGATCCAaatcaaaaggaaggaaggaatgaatgaaccaaAGATGGAGATGGGGATCCCAGACCCCTGTTTTGGTCTCTTGATGGTCACTGGACACAGATTCAGAGCAGCTTGCAAGAAGAAActgatatttttgtttctcttcccaGGATCTTAGCATGCTTCACCATCCCTTCTCCTAAAGCCAACCCTGTCTGCCCCTAGGCTCACCCGATAATTGTCTCCAGAGCCTCCAAGGAGGCGATTGCCCTCTTTGCTTGTTTcctagggagagagaaaaaggagaggagtTGATGGGGAGGCAGGCGGGCAGGGGGACGAGAGGGCAGGGAAGTAGGGTGTCGGTGAGGGATTCCTGAATCGGGGGACTGAGACATGAGCATGACAGAGGACTTCCCAGAGGCCTGAGAAAGAGGTCCTTCTCTGAGGGAAGTTCCATCTGCCCTGAGATCTCGTTTCAAGCTCCTGTGGGTCGGGTGGCTGCTCACTTACGATGTGCATAGATAACATCGCCATCTCTGTTTATGTTCATTTCTGCAAGCCGCCCAAAATCCATCAGGGAGGGCTTTGCCAGCAAAGCATCCGAATTCTCTCCTGGCTTTGGAGCTGGAGTGATCCAGGCTGTTACACTAAATTGACTCAAACTGAAGGACCCTGTCTGGGCTGATTGGCATTAGTAAAAAAAGGGGATGCTAGCTGGAGAGCCAGTGGGGGCTGAGGCGGCATAGAGTAGACTGGCTGGTCCCCTCTTAAGGGAGAGGTGGGCTCCTCTGGAGTCCTGCTTTATCTGCTGTGAAACATGGCGAATTCCCAGACCCATCAGTACTTCCTCGTTCCCAGAGCTCTCAGGTAGACCTGGCAGGGATGTGGGACCACCTGTCTGCCAGTATTGCTCCTGGAGAACAGACCTCAACCCCACTTACTACCGGCACAGTCTCTGACCCCACATCTACCATCCTCTTACCCTCATGTTGCTGGAAACTCCCTGTCCTCTGAAGCCCTGCAGGGTGAGACAAAGAAACACAGACCCCTGCTGAAGATCCTGAGGCCACCCCCGAAAATTAATGTATTGATTTAATATGATTAAGAATCCTAATGGCACTCTCTTTTGGAACTGGTCCGAACACTGACATTTTTTTAGGAGGATGAAAGTCTAAGAATAGGTAAGAAAACACTGGAAAAGATAAATGGTAAGTGAAGATAAGAGGTAGATTGTAACATAACTCTAAAGCTACCATAAATAAAGCAGTCCTGTCCGACAGAATTCCCAGAAACTCCCCAAAATACTAAGGTATTTACAAGAGGCATTTTAAATCAGTGGTTGAAGTGATTGAATACATGGGACTGGGAATATCAGTGAAGTATTTTGGGGGAAAATTTTAGTTCTAGCTCATCAATTTCCTCCTCTCTGTTTTTAACCAGTTTTCCCCTCATAAAGGAGGACACAGCTCAGATACAAAGCACAGGGTAAGTCTGGTTAGATGGAGGGGTGGGACTAGACAGCATATAGGAAAACAAAGTCCAGATGCATCCCAGTTAAATTGAAAAAGTGAAATTGCAGGAGTATGCATAGTGCTAGAAGAAAATTACCTTAAAGCGGTACACCAAGAGCAAAAACCATAGAGGAAAAGATGGCTGCTTTTTGACTACTTATATACTTAAAACTGCGgtatattaaaaaacaagaaaagtccgggtgcagtagctcatgcctgtaatcccagcactttgagaggcagaggcggacagatcacctgagatcaggagtttgagaccagcctggccaacatggtgaaaccccgtctctactaaaaatacaaaaaaaaaatagccagaggtggtggctggcgtctgtaatcccagctactcgggaggctgaggtaagagaatcgcttgaacccaggaggtggagtttccagtgagctcagatcgcaccactgccctccagcctgggtaacagagcgggactccatctcaaaaaggaaaaaaacacaaactagAAAGAGGGTTACAAAtgggaagaaattttttttaaaaaaccagtttGTTCCCATAAAAGGTTAGTATCCCTCATAGATTATCCAAAAAGAGATGTCTCTACTCAGCCCCAGCACCTCCGGTCTGGCCTTGCCCCTGGCCACGTGGGTCCTTTCCCACCAACGCCTCACCCAGGAGCTTGTTAGCAACGCGGCTAACCGGCTCAGCCCGACCCAGCCCTGTTAGAGCAACCTGCACTTTCACAAGATCTCCGTGACACTAACTCTCAGCACCACAGGTGCTGACATAAAGCCCACATTTCCAGCAAAACTGGGGGGAATGTTTTTCCGAAGCACTCTGAATCCCCCAGAGTTCACCACAGTCTGTTCCCCGGCTGGATAGAGGACACTTAAGACAATTGTGCTTCTAAAAGGACCGGTTTACATGGAATTTCTCCCAGCCCCATCTGTGGTATAAGGTGAGGTATATCACAGCAAGATTTGCAATTAATTAGTACTTTGGAAATCGTTAGCATTTTTAGGAGTGCATTTGGTTTCTTCTGCCGAAATAGTCAGTTCCCTGCAGACAAGGCAGGAGGGGGTTGAGCAGAGTTGAGTTAGGAGGAGCGGGCACAGTCCTGGGCAGGAACTGCAGTCCCCAGGAGACTTAAGAGACTTTGGCTCTCACCTGAATCCCAGATTCCCCGCTCCCGCGGGCTTCATTCCCTGGCTTTTCACACTGCCGAGGAGAGAAAGGGGAGACTTTCCCTCAGTCCCCTCCCAGACCAGTCCCAGCCCCAAAATGGCAGCATTTTAACCCTGGGGCGAGCCGCTTCCGCTCCACCTCCGCGGCCATCCAGCCCCATCTCCGCGGAGCCTTGGCTCCCCGATCCTGCGAGTGAAACCAGctgctcttcttttccttcccgCGGTTGGTGGGAGATTCACGCCAGCCACTCACCCCGGGTTTATGTCCATTTCCTCCGCCGCTCCCACCGTGGTTGCCGGAGGAGGAGCCGGTGCTGGATCCCTGCAGGGGAAAGCAAGATTTCAAACGCTGTCCTAAAGGACCTAAAGGGGACCCAGTCGTTCCCAGCGGTGTTACAGATTTGTTGGAACCCCAATCAGATTCCAGTCCTCTTTCCAACCTCCAGACCTTCCCCCTCTTTAGCCTGTTGGTCGCTGCAGGAAGTTATTCCGAGCATGGAGAAGGCCAGGTGTGGCCGAGGGTATTTGGAGAACCTGAGCTGCTGCCCACCGCAGGCCGGGGGTGGGAACCCCTGGAGCCCGGCCGCGCAGTAGCCGCGATCCTGCCACCAGAGGGCAGCAAGTGGAAGGGACCCTAGAGCCCTCACCTGGGAGCGGCCGTAGCTGCCTTGGTCACCATTCCCAGAACTGCCCTAGATGGGGGAGAGGAGGATCATACGGGGAGCGGCGCATGAGAGCAGCTCAGGTTATTCGGCTTATTGTGTCCACGCACCTCCTCCTGTCTGACACTTTTCCCGACCCCCGAGGAAGCCAGATGTGGCTCCCTCTCCAGCTCGACTCCAAGACACGGGATGGGAGAGGCCGTCAGCCAAGGGGTTGGACAGGCCATTGACCAGGAGGCTGGAGAGACTGCCGGCTCTGGAGTCAGTGAGGCCCGGGGCCCTGGGGTGGCAGCTGCGGGGTCACAGCGCCCCTTCCTGCCCTCACACCCATCGTGCAGGGGCCCCATGTGTGAATGTCGTCTGCACCCGTCGCTCTGTCAGCGTCCGTAGGTCTCCCGGATCACAGTCCTGCCCCCATTCTCCTGGGAGCTTCCCAGACAAGTGTCATATTCTCCCATGTCCCCCTCTTTCTCCGCCACCCAACGGTCTCCTGAGACTTGCCAAGTGGACTTGACTGCAAGAGCTTAGACAGGCGGGATAACGTCCCCACCATCACAGAGTGGAAAATAGGGATACAGAGTCAGAAGCTGTGGGGTGGCTCTGGCAGAAACGATAGTGCACGCATCAGGGGCACAGCATGGGTGGGgaacaggaggctgagggagcctCAGGGTGACGACTATCAGCGAGGCTGCCTATCCTGGGGCAGCGGCAGCTTTCAGAGAAACTTGGAGCCCTCTCCCGGCAGGGACCACTAGGGCCTCaccccatctcagccttccacagAGGTGCCAAACTCACCCAGGAGGACTCACTGCCGCTGTCACCTCTGCTGCCAccattgttgctgctgctgccaccactgttgccactgctgccaccactgctgctgccactgctgttGCCACCGCTGTTGCCGCCACCGCTGTtgccactgctgccaccactgctgctgccaccactgctgctgcCATTGTTGTTGTCACCAttgctgccactgccactgctgccactgccactgctgccTGACTGTGAGCCGCTGCCTCCCTGAGGGGCAGGAAGGGAGCAGGGCTGGGATTAAAGACAGAGCACCAAGACgggcccctcctccctccctctccacccaGGCCATATTCCATGATGCCCAGTCTAAGGGGAGCAGAACTTCTCCAATTCCTCCTGGTGCACAACTCCTGGGTTGCCCCTCTCCACTCACCCCAGAGTTGCTGGAGCCTCCGCCTGAGCCAGATGGTGGGGGGTTAGTGCACTGTCGAGGGAAAGGGATGGTGAGTTTGGGGACGGTGAGTTTGGAGACTTTGGCCTCGGCCATGGACACAGGCCAGGCCTCTCCCATTCTTTAGGGCTTGGCTTCCTTTCTCCTAATGTGTTTCTCCCACCTCCCCTTCCCATTTGcctcctccccaggcccaggcccgtctcttcctttttttttttttttttttttttttgagacagggtctcactctgttgctcaggctggagtgcagtgatgcgatctcggctcactgcaacctccatctcccaggttcaagtgattctcctgcctccgcctcccaagtggctgcgattacaggcgcatgccaccatgaccggctgatttttgtatttttagtgaagacagagtttcaccatgttgaccaggctggtcttgaactcctgacctcaggtgatccacgtgccttggcctcccaaagtgctgggattacaggcgtgagccacctcgcccagccccatCTCTTCCTCTCACCCCAATCCCTCCACTCCCCCATCTTgctttcctctttgtctttccCCAGCTCTCCGTAGCCTGCACCCAGTGGCTTCTTCATTTGTTCCCAGCCCCTTCCTCTTACCCCTTCATTCTGGTTGCTGGCTCTCACTGCACCGTAGCCAGGCTGGGCCACAGCTCCCTGCAGAGAGGGTGAGACTGAGAGTAGGATCCAGAGGGACCAGGGAGGCACGCGGAGCATGTGAgcttggagggagggaggtggcaggTAGCAGGTCTGGGGGTGACTTTACCTGAGTGTTGGTCCCAAAGTTTGGTGGCCCTCCATTGCCTCCTTGACCCCAGGGAGCTCCCTGAGGGTTGATTCCAAAGCTGCCTGCTGAGTTTCCGGGGTATCCGTGGACCCACGGAGTCCCCAGACCTCCAGGAttgccctggccctggcctccaAGGCCACCTTGAGAGCCAAAGATGCCATGGCCTCCAGAAGTTTCCTGCAAGAACAACATACCTGCACTTAGTGGGACCATCTCTGACCCTGGTAGAGAAGAGCCAGGGCAAATCATAGAGAGACcgggagagagacaggcagagggacTCCAGGGTGGCATAGGATGGGGGCGGAACATAGAAGGAAGCTGCCCCAGAACTGCAAGTAAGAGATCCATCCATCCTTTCAACCATTTCCCAAGAATCTCAGCCCAGCAGCCCACAGCCTCCCATTTCCACACGCAGCCCCACAGCCACTCACCCAAGCACCACTGTGGTCAGGCACCCCCTGCCAGGAGCTGCGGACAGCATCTGCTCTGTGTCGAATGACGTCTTCCGCCTGTCTGCCAATCTCATGCCCAGTGTTTCCCAGAGCATGGGCTGCTTCCCCGACCCTGTTGCCCAAAGCATCTGCTGCGCCAAAGCCTGGAACCTGCCTGACTCCAGTGCCAACTGCTTCTCTGGTCCCTTGGCCAAGGGCCTCACTGACTTTAGAGCCGGCTGCCCCTCCGGCCTCTTTGCCAATGGCCTTTCCCACCCCTTGGCTCAGGGCGTCTCCCATGCCATGTCCGATGGCCTCCCCAATATTTGTCCCAGTGCTTTCCCCTCCGCTCTGCAGGGGGCCAGCCTCCCCACTGCCCAGGCAGAGGGCCAGCAGGAGGCAGGCCAGGGACCCCTGGAACTTCATCTCTGCCCAGCCCCCTCTCTCTCCAGAGTGTCTTCCTCCCACCAGGGTCTCCTCCTTGCTGCCCTTGCTCTGCGTCTGTGtgccctcctctttcctcctccttcggactccctgtcctccctccctctgggTCTGCAGCCTTCTCTCTCCTGTCCTCAACTGCCCGGGCTTCTCAGAGTCCACCTCCCTGTCACTACTCCTTATACTCTAGGTTGGGAGAAGGTGACAGGGCTGGGCAACCTGAGGTCCCTCCCCGCAGTGACTCAGGGCCCAGCCACCGATAGGGTAATCAGCTGTTATTGTGAGTCTGAGAGTCTCTGTCGAAACAGAGAGTGAGCTGcatcagggagggagggagggataaacGGATGAGGTGATGCAAAAGTGCTCCCATTTCCCAACCCCAGGCATTCGGGGcactgggtgggggcaggggcatcCAAGGAGACAGGTTGTCGTTGGCTCCTGGAggcggtggggtgggggcagactTAGAAGAGAGGAGTTACTGGCAGAACCCCACCAAGGGAGTAAGGACAGGGAAGCCCCAGGGGACAGGACCCACCCAGGCTCAGCCAGCCTGGCTCAGGGGCTCCAGAGTGACAGGCACTGCCCGTCCTCGGCCTTTCTCAGTTTCAGCACCTtagcctctcctctccctctcccctcccgcATTGCCACCTACAGGTGACTGCCCTCTTGTTCCTCCACCCCTTCCAGCCTGCAGAGAGAGACTGGCAGTCGCGGGGCTGCGTGTCAGCTTCTGAGGTTCTGGGGAGAGCCCCCGGGGGAACCCTCGGTGTTGGGGAAGGAGGTGGCTGTAGCCCTTTGAGTGGTCAGCAGGGTGTCTCAGCGTTCAGGCTGCTCCCGGCTGAGAAAGCTGGGCGCGGAGCAGGGCAGCCGGGCACGCCAGCCACCCCCGGGGAACGAGTGGGAGGGAAGGCCAAGGGAGGGAGCCGCTGACCCAGGCGCCCATCCTGTTTACGCAGCCCTAGAGGGGCACGTGTGAGTATAAGCGCCTATGAGGGGCGGGACTGGGCCAGCTCACCCCACCCATCCCCCAGGCCAGGGGCCAGGGCAGCAATGGCAAGCGAGAAGAGGGTAGCGCAAGGTCAGGAGCCATCCGTGAGCACCACGGCCCTCTACCCAGTCCCAGCTCGGGATACAGAACCTGGGAGCCTCCCCCCGCCTCACCCCTGCCCAGCAAGTGTGGCTGCTTCTCTATTCCCAGGGGCCACAGGGCCTCCCACTGTTTTGTATCACTGGGGTTCATCGCCCAGTTAGGAGGGGCCAGTTTCCATCAGCCTTTCTCAATGTCTCTCAGTcagtctctctcttctctccacccCAATATCCGCACCCCAGCTTATAACATCCAACACTTCTTACCTTGTAAACACTATCCCCATCTGTCCTCCTCAGCTCCTACTTCCCTGTTATTCCATCTCTAACTCGTTAATGATGATAATAGCGAtggtggtaataataataataataataattacagctCCAGCTTATCAGCGGTTCTGTATGTACCCAGCATTGGACTAAGCACAAGCAGTTTAAGAATTATACAACTCTGGGAGatagttctttttttctagagacagggtct from Pan paniscus chromosome 20, NHGRI_mPanPan1-v2.0_pri, whole genome shotgun sequence encodes the following:
- the DMKN gene encoding dermokine isoform X6, whose protein sequence is MKFQGSLACLLLALCLGSGEAGPLQSGGESTGTNIGEAIGHGMGDALSQGVGKAIGKEAGGAAGSKVSEALGQGTREAVGTGVRQVPGFGAADALGNRVGEAAHALGNTGHEIGRQAEDVIRHRADAVRSSWQGVPDHSGAWETSGGHGIFGSQGGLGGQGQGNPGGLGTPWVHGYPGNSAGSFGINPQGAPWGQGGNGGPPNFGTNTQGAVAQPGYGAVRASNQNEGCTNPPPSGSGGGSSNSGGGSGSQSGSSGSGSSGSGSNGDNNNGSSSGGSSSGGSSGNSGGGNSGGNSSGSSSGGSSGNSGGSSSNNGGSRGDSGSESSWGSSGNGDQGSYGRSQGSSTGSSSGNHGGSGGGNGHKPGCEKPGNEARGSGESGIQGFRGQGVSSNMRETSKEGNRLLGGSGDNYRGQGSSWGSGGGDAVGGVNTVNSETSPGMFNFDTFWKNFKSKLGFINWDAINKDFKQNTPFLNWKAIIEGADASSLQKRAGRADQPGAGWQEVAAVTSKNYNYNQHAYPTAYGGQYSVKTPAKGGVSPSSSASRVQPGLLQWVKFW
- the DMKN gene encoding dermokine isoform X20 — translated: MKFQGSLACLLLALCLGSGEAGPLQSGGESTGTNIGEAIGHGMGDALSQGVGKAIGKEAGGAAGSKVSEALGQGTREAVGTGVRQVPGFGAADALGNRVGEAAHALGNTGHEIGRQAEDVIRHRADAVRSSWQGVPDHSGAWETSGGHGIFGSQGGLGGQGQGNPGGLGTPWVHGYPGNSAGSFGINPQGAPWGQGGNGGPPNFGTNTQGAVAQPGYGAVRASNQNEGCTNPPPSGSGGGSSNSGGGSGSQSGSSGSGSSGSGSNGDNNNGSSSGGSSSGGSSGNSGGGNSGGNSSGSSSGGSSGNSGGSSSNNGGSRGDSGSESSWGSSTGSSSGNHGGSGGGNGHKPGETSKEGNRLLGGSGDNYRGQGSSWGSGGGDAVGGVNTVNSETSPGMFNFDTFWKNFKSKLGFINWDAINKNQVPPPSTRALLYFSRLWEDFKQNTPFLNWKAIIEGADASSLQKRAGRADQPGAGWQEVAAVTSKNYNYNQHAYPTAYGGQYSVKTPAKGGVSPSSSASRVQPGLLQWVKFW
- the DMKN gene encoding dermokine isoform X37 codes for the protein MKFQGSLACLLLALCLGSGEAGPLQSGGESTGTNIGEAIGHGMGDALSQGVGKAIGKEAGGAAGSKVSEALGQGTREAVGTGVRQVPGFGAADALGNRVGEAAHALGNTGHEIGRQAEDVIRHRADAVRSSWQGVPDHSGAWETSGGHGIFGSQGGLGGQGQGNPGGLGTPWVHGYPGNSAGSFGINPQGAPWGQGGNGGPPNFGTNTQGAVAQPGYGAVRASNQNEGCTNPPPSGSGGGSSNSGGGSGSQSGSSGSGSSGSGSNGDNNNGSSSGGSSSGGSSGNSGGGNSGGNSSGSSSGGSSGNSGGSSSNNGGSRGDSGSESSWGSSTGSSSGNHGGSGGGNGHKPGCEKPGNEARGSGESGIQGFRGQGVSSNMRETSKEGNRLLGGSGDNYRNSETSPGMFNFDTFWKNFKSKLGFINWDAINKDFKQNTPFLNWKAIIEGADASSLQKRAGRADQNYNYNQHAYPTAYGGQYSVKTPAKGGVSPSSSASRVQPGLLQWVKFW
- the DMKN gene encoding dermokine isoform X38; amino-acid sequence: MKFQGSLACLLLALCLGSGEAGPLQSGGESTGTNIGEAIGHGMGDALSQGVGKAIGKEAGGAAGSKVSEALGQGTREAVGTGVRQVPGFGAADALGNRVGEAAHALGNTGHEIGRQAEDVIRHRADAVRSSWQGVPDHSGAWETSGGHGIFGSQGGLGGQGQGNPGGLGTPWVHGYPGNSAGSFGINPQGAPWGQGGNGGPPNFGTNTQGAVAQPGYGAVRASNQNEGCTNPPPSGSGGGSSNSGGGSGSQSGSSGSGSSGSGSNGDNNNGSSSGGSSSGGSSGNSGGGNSGGNSSGSSSGGSSGNSGGSSSNNGGSRGDSGSESSWGSSTGSSSGNHGGSGGGNGHKPGETSKEGNRLLGGSGDNYRNSETSPGMFNFDTFWKNFKSKLGFINWDAINKNQVPPPSTRALLYFSRLWEDFKQNTPFLNWKAIIEGADASSLQKRAGRADQNYNYNQHAYPTAYGGQYSVKTPAKGGVSPSSSASRVQPGLLQWVKFW
- the DMKN gene encoding dermokine isoform X8, coding for MKFQGSLACLLLALCLGSGEAGPLQSGGESTGTNIGEAIGHGMGDALSQGVGKAIGKEAGGAAGSKVSEALGQGTREAVGTGVRQVPGFGAADALGNRVGEAAHALGNTGHEIGRQAEDVIRHRADAVRSSWQGVPDHSGAWETSGGHGIFGSQGGLGGQGQGNPGGLGTPWVHGYPGNSAGSFGINPQGAPWGQGGNGGPPNFGTNTQGAVAQPGYGAVRASNQNEGCTNPPPSGSGGGSSNSGGGSGSQSGSSGSGSSGSGSNGDNNNGSSSGGSSSGGSSGNSGGGNSGGNSSGSSSGGSSGNSGGSSSNNGGSRGDSGSESSWGSSGNGDQGSYGRSQGSSTGSSSGNHGGSGGGNGHKPGCEKPGNEARGSGESGIQETSKEGNRLLGGSGDNYRGQGSSWGSGGGDAVGGVNTVNSETSPGMFNFDTFWKNFKSKLGFINWDAINKNQVPPPSTRALLYFSRLWEDFKQNTPFLNWKAIIEGADASSLQKRAGRADQNYNYNQHAYPTAYGGQYSVKTPAKGGVSPSSSASRVQPGLLQWVKFW
- the DMKN gene encoding dermokine isoform X16 — protein: MKFQGSLACLLLALCLGSGEAGPLQSGGESTGTNIGEAIGHGMGDALSQGVGKAIGKEAGGAAGSKVSEALGQGTREAVGTGVRQVPGFGAADALGNRVGEAAHALGNTGHEIGRQAEDVIRHRADAVRSSWQGVPDHSGAWETSGGHGIFGSQGGLGGQGQGNPGGLGTPWVHGYPGNSAGSFGINPQGAPWGQGGNGGPPNFGTNTQGAVAQPGYGAVRASNQNEGCTNPPPSGSGGGSSNSGGGSGSQSGSSGSGSSGSGSNGDNNNGSSSGGSSSGGSSGNSGGGNSGGNSSGSSSGGSSGNSGGSSSNNGGSRGDSGSESSWGSSTGSSSGNHGGSGGGNGHKPGCEKPGNEARGSGESGIQGFRGQGVSSNMRETSKEGNRLLGGSGDNYRNSETSPGMFNFDTFWKNFKSKLGFINWDAINKNQVPPPSTRALLYFSRLWEDFKQNTPFLNWKAIIEGADASSLQKRAGRADQPGAGWQEVAAVTSKNYNYNQHAYPTAYGGQYSVKTPAKGGVSPSSSASRVQPGLLQWVKFW
- the DMKN gene encoding dermokine isoform X15: MKFQGSLACLLLALCLGSGEAGPLQSGGESTGTNIGEAIGHGMGDALSQGVGKAIGKEAGGAAGSKVSEALGQGTREAVGTGVRQVPGFGAADALGNRVGEAAHALGNTGHEIGRQAEDVIRHRADAVRSSWQGVPDHSGAWETSGGHGIFGSQGGLGGQGQGNPGGLGTPWVHGYPGNSAGSFGINPQGAPWGQGGNGGPPNFGTNTQGAVAQPGYGAVRASNQNEGCTNPPPSGSGGGSSNSGGGSGSQSGSSGSGSSGSGSNGDNNNGSSSGGSSSGGSSGNSGGGNSGGNSSGSSSGGSSGNSGGSSSNNGGSRGDSGSESSWGSSGNGDQGSYGRSQGSSTGSSSGNHGGSGGGNGHKPGCEKPGNEARGSGESGIQGFRGQGVSSNMRETSKEGNRLLGGSGDNYRNSETSPGMFNFDTFWKNFKSKLGFINWDAINKNQVPPPSTRALLYFSRLWEDFKQNTPFLNWKAIIEGADASSLQKRAGRADQNYNYNQHAYPTAYGGQYSVKTPAKGGVSPSSSASRVQPGLLQWVKFW
- the DMKN gene encoding dermokine isoform X25, producing MKFQGSLACLLLALCLGSGEAGPLQSGGESTGTNIGEAIGHGMGDALSQGVGKAIGKEAGGAAGSKVSEALGQGTREAVGTGVRQVPGFGAADALGNRVGEAAHALGNTGHEIGRQAEDVIRHRADAVRSSWQGVPDHSGAWETSGGHGIFGSQGGLGGQGQGNPGGLGTPWVHGYPGNSAGSFGINPQGAPWGQGGNGGPPNFGTNTQGAVAQPGYGAVRASNQNEGCTNPPPSGSGGGSSNSGGGSGSQSGSSGSGSSGSGSNGDNNNGSSSGGSSSGGSSGNSGGGNSGGNSSGSSSGGSSGNSGGSSSNNGGSRGDSGSESSWGSSTGSSSGNHGGSGGGNGHKPGCEKPGNEARGSGESGIQGFRGQGVSSNMRETSKEGNRLLGGSGDNYRNSETSPGMFNFDTFWKNFKSKLGFINWDAINKNQVPPPSTRALLYFSRLWEDFKQNTPFLNWKAIIEGADASSLQKRAGRADQNYNYNQHAYPTAYGGQYSVKTPAKGGVSPSSSASRVQPGLLQWVKFW